A genomic window from Vanessa atalanta chromosome 7, ilVanAtal1.2, whole genome shotgun sequence includes:
- the LOC125065203 gene encoding mitotic checkpoint serine/threonine-protein kinase BUB1 beta-like isoform X2 — MDIDVSKENIQPLRGGRNLVQLGTALQAQSDVDAQRQLQLQKEEHEAAIRQYQGSDPLDPWFNYIQWVEQSYPKHGHEGNIDKLIKDCLQLFEKDEKYFQDRRLVKLWIKYVDCLSNPLEIYQRLYNTGIGIECSEFYRAWACYCEESGDYKKANQVYMLGLQAKAQPLDELEQAHMNFQLYFAQRMLHDDSPTKRKAASALAETRMALTSLKSFKRRNIANVPVQRVGDSIKSTMPGVIRQQGIDNRLPNSNIMVNVYEDAPSTSRGVVPTSEDPGPTSLVQAYSNVENEKEVGIWTNPKTKMVHSNVVPHQPLPFTPYEDVDDDLKLSSNHMPYCLDDLTFNVPLCVPDPADPTKIPCYNKTQVYVNDKEYSLEEIRARKYSLKKEVKTENVDMVQKTYKNINETLAQCSALETLANCALDTEQDHMAQLMPLSVPTLQNVTKITSMHSPGEPKVLVNLDSNEVSEMAVKKNDESDRPHNSETDKENQIATQGTPNNNFRTENTNYARNNLMEEFNRSLMSNLLGDSVTVNTKEARWELRNIFNDNEPSIMQPVVQQFEVPKFDIHEDRSMTMAINTKKNYEMTGIRSFPEDKENANKFNAPPPVATQQVNKTAYYEEPSCTQIFNFNIKDASTPNMSQFKKPSSSIDQSSKFTSVPKFAIDESVIEQPDQGNSKRDECSRQTTDQHATVDNQGGGLSVIMEATREYNSKSGSSSSGQSRTNFTGYTTNFDSIYNNHDPNQPNTASKRNSITAQARLPNGQFARSYQQKRDQTDSKVANTPSTSVPYHSHDHQYQKPLPTNYSGYSPQRSLHSHYQQNYNYQQGYSNNHLMAHQPPQGYGSPNPNAYHSPQHPSVQSSHDMNPSVPAGFQSPTYSNQMVYHQSPVTSPGHALMSPQQGYANRQEYHYQSQAERHVYANQQQQQQHQHQPNPTIFQSPPHQTQYQNSIYYQRTNQVSAPNQVYNQQNYHNVQNQYNNPNMYANTNQNTSNSNYSNATHSPYRQASKQTVENNQLPYGNTISNNQPFQIYQSPQPSQSNYRNNAVQDSMVQNPYAEQIRQESADISMKCQDQGESDKSSMNGSSNQSQKTSQHKSPNSSVLRNVRHDQPNVKVEQKSPDIGFSNQFLNFISNRNEPKDNANTPKFTNSPSISQKMHKNLYVSSPEQAQVPPSSGLSDTDSKDGLTAQTATPIQSAKISHSIEKQKDISKRQLDFEHRVEIQSEDSRDSVGKESRISSIYSRQSDFQSDGYGMDVDSENSMECSAFKSSHSISLVETSDIPRPADIEFPKVIDPFNKKMLASLLEYVKFPNKTHADGYVEVRSIPKVQQATVMRVGSSKFSVEKQLGKGNYGAVFLCLDIHNNKSVAVKFQKPSRPWEFYICQEIKARIKDPFMLPGYMDITTAFLGENASLFVSEYSRYGSLLDVANKVRIATSKCINEFIVILLTSEMLSIVHYLHKAQIIHADIKPDNFLLMKIPTQEWRTPSLQLIDLGCAIDMSLFPEGTTFRELISTEGFTCTEMREGKPWTYQTDLYCLAGTIHVILMGSYMKVANRLGQWNIDKKLPRYMKNSLWDKIFTTLLNVPDCNNLPDLMDLKNEVDSVLNEIDSLGSQLRNFANVLKSR, encoded by the exons ATGGATATTGATGTTAGTAAGGAAAATATACAGCCGCTAAGAGGTGGAAGAAACCTTGTGCAATTAGGAACTGCATTGCAAGCTCAGTCAGATGTTGATGCCCAAAGGCAACTGCAGTTGCAAAAAGA AGAACATGAAGCAGCTATCAGACAATATCAAGGTTCAGATCCCTTGGATCCATGGTTTAACTATATCCAATGGGTTGAACAGTCATATCCAAAACATGGCCATGAAGgcaatatagataaattaataaaggactgtttacaattatttgaaaaagatGAGAAATATTTTCAAGATAGGAGACTTGTCAAGTTGTggataaaatat gtgGACTGTCTCTCAAATCCACTTGAAATATATCAAAGATTATACAATACGGGTATTGGTATAGAATGCTCAGAGTTTTACCGAGCCTGGGCTTGTTACTGTGAGGAGTCTGGAGACTATAAAAAAGCAAATCAAGTATACATGCTTGGCCTTCAGGCTAAGGCCCAACCATTAGATGAACTAGAACAAGCACATAT gaattttCAACTGTATTTTGCACAGAGGATGCTACATGATGATTCACCAACTAAAAGAAAGGCGGCTTCAGCATTAGCTGAAACAAGAATGGCTCTAACATCACTAAAATCCTTTAAAAGACGTAACATTGCTAATGTACCTGTTCAAAGAGTTGGTGACAGCATCAAAAGCACTATGCCTGGTGTAATACGACAGCAAGGAATAGACAATAGGTTGCCAAATTCGAACATCATGGTCAATGTTTATGag gaTGCCCCATCAACTTCAAGAGGTGTTGTGCCCACTTCAGAAGACCCTGGACCTACCTCATTAGTGCAAGCCTATAGCAATGTAGAGAATGAAAAGGAAGTTGGTATATGGACAAATCCAAAAACAAAAATGGTTCATTCTAATGTTGTTCCACATCAACCTTTACCTTTTACTC CCTATGAAGATGTGGATGATGATTTAAAGCTTTCGTCAAACCATATGCCTTATTGTTTGGATGATTTGACATTTAATGTGCCTCTATGTGTACCTGATCCTGCAGACCCAACAAAAATAccttgttataataaaacacag GTCTATGTTAATGATAAAGAATACAGTTTAGAAGAAATTAGAGCaagaaaatatagtttaaaaaaagaagttaaaACAGAAAATGTTGATATGGTACAAAAAACctataagaatattaatgaaACACTTGCACAGTGTAGTGCCTTAGAGACATTAGCAAACTGTGCATTAGATACTGAACAAGATCATATGGCACAACTGATGCCATTATCTGTGCCTACATTACAAAATGTAACTAAAATTACAAGTATGCATTCACCCGGTGAACCAAAAGTATTAGTTAATTTAGATTCAAATGAAGTCAGTGAAATGGCTGTTAAGAAAAATGATGAAAGTGACAGACCTCATAATTCCGAAACTGATAAGGAAAATCAAATAGCTACACAAGGCACtcccaataataattttagaactGAAAATACAAACTACGccagaaataatttaatggagGAGTTTAATCGAAGTCTTATGAGTAATCTTCTAGGAGACTCAGTTACAGTAAACACTAAAGAAGCACGTTGGGAGTTgaggaatatttttaatgataatg AACCATCAATAATGCAGCCAGTTGTTCAACAATTTGAAGTACCTAAATTTGACATCCACGAAGATAGATCTATGACAATGGccattaatacaaaaaaaaattatgagatgACTGGTATCAGAAGTTTTCCTGAAGACAAAGAGAATGCAAATAAGTTTAATGCTCCACCACCAGTAGCAACTCAACAA GTTAATAAAACAGCATATTATGAAGAGCCTTCTTGCActcaaatattcaattttaacataaaagacGCAAGTACACCAAATAtgtcacaatttaaaaaaccttCCAGTTCCATTGACCAGTCAAGTAAATTTACTTCAGTGCCTAAATTTGCAATTGATGAAAGTGTTATAGAACAACCTGATCAAGGGAATAGCAAAAGAGATGAATGCTCCAGACAAACAACAGACCAACATGCTACTGTAGACAATCAAGGAGGTGGACTTTCGGTTATCATGGAAGCAACAAGGGAATACAATAG TAAATCAGGCTCAAGTTCATCTGGTCAGTCGAGAACAAATTTTACTGGTTATACAACAAATTTTGATTCTATTTACAATAATCATGATCCAAATCAACCAAATACTGCATCAAAAAGAAATTCAATAACAGCTCAAGCAAGATTACCGAATGGACAATTTGCTAGATCATATCAGCAAAAGAGAGATCAAACCGATAGTAAAGTGGCTAATACGCCGTCCACTTCAGTGCCTTATCATTCTCATGATCATCAATATCAAAAACCTTTACCGACAAACTACAGTGGATATTCTCCACAGAGATCTCTACATAGTCATTATCAACAAAACTATAACTATCAACAAGGATATTCCAATAATCATTTAATGGCTCATCAGCCACCTCAAGGCTATGGGAGCCCAAATCCTAATGCTTATCATAGTCCTCAACATCCTAGTGTACAAAGTTCCCATGATATGAATCCATCTGTCCCTGCAGGCTTTCAAAGCCCCACATATTCCAACCAAATGGTGTATCACCAATCTCCAGTTACTAGTCCTGGTCATGCTCTAATGAGCCCTCAACAAGGGTATGCAAACCGTCAGGAATATCACTATCAAAGTCAAGCTGAACGGCATGTTTATGCTAaccaacaacaacaacaacaacaccaGCATCAGCCTAATCCGACGATATTTCAAAGTCCTCCACATCAGACCCAGTACCAAAATTCAATATACTACCAGAGAACTAATCAAGTATCAGCTCCAAATCAAGTATACAATCAACAAAACTATCATAATGTTCAAAACCAGTATAATAATCCCAATATGTATGCAAACACTAATCAAAACACGAGTAATTCAAACTACAGTAATGCTACTCATAGCCCATATAGACAAGCTTCTAAACAAACCGTAGAAAATAATCAATTGCCATATGGAAATACGATTTCAAATAATCAGCCATTTCAAATTTATCAGAGCCCACAGCCTTCTCAAAGTAATTACCGAAATAACGCAGTGCAAGATAGTATGGTTCAAAATCCTTATGCTGAACAAATTAGACAAGAATCCGCCGACATATCTATGAAATGTCAAGATCAAGGGGAAAGTGATAAAAGTTCAATGAATGGATCCAGTAACCAATCTCAGAAAACATCACAGCATAAGAGTCCAAACAGTTCAGTATTAAGAAATGTTAGGCATGATCAGCCTAATGTTAAAGTAGAGCAGAAATCTCCTGATATAGGATTCTCTAATCAGTTCCtcaattttatatctaacaGAAATGAACCCAAAGACAATGCTAATACACCAAAATTTACTAACAGTCCCAGTATATCTCAGAAAATGCATAAAAATTTGTATGTGTCAAGTCCTGAACAAGCTCAAGTTCCGCCATCTTCAGGCCTCTCTGATACTGATAGCAAAGATGGGTTGACAGCACAAACTGCTACACCTATTCAATCTGCAAAAATATCGCATTCTATTGAAAAACAGAAAGATATCTCCAAAAGACAGTTGGATTTCGAGCATAGGGTTGAAATTCAGTCTGAGGATAGCAGAGATTCTGTAGGAAAAGAAAGTAGAATTTCCTCTATATATTCACGACAATCTGATTTTCAATCAGATGGATATGGGATGGATGTTGATAGCGAAAATTCTATGGAGTGTAGTGCTTTTAAATCTTCTCATTCAATATCTTTAGTGGAAACCAGTGATATACCTAGACCAGCTGATATCGAATTCCCAAAAGTTATTGatccatttaataaaaaaatgttagctTCATTGTTAGAGTATGTGAAATTTCCAAATAAAACACACGCCGATGGCTATGTAGAAGTAAGATCTATACCGAAAGTACAACAAGCGACTGTTATGCGGGTTGGAAGTTCAAAATTTTCAGTTGAAAAACAATTAGGTAAAGGAAATTATGGAGCAGTATTTTTATGCTTAGatattcataacaataaatCAGTTGCTGTTAAATTTCAAAAACCAAGTCGACCATGGGAATTCTATATTTGTCAAGAGATAAAAGCTAGGATAAAGGATCCTTTCATG cttCCAGGTTATATGGACATAACAACAGCTTTCTTAGGAGAAAATGCCAGTTTATTTGTATCAGAGTATTCACGATATGGCTCTCTGTTGGATGTTGCAAACAAAGTCAGGATTGCTACTTCTAAATGTATAAATgagtttattgttatattattaacatcagAAATGCTCTCAATAGTACACTACTTACACAAAGCGCAAATTATACATGCTGATATCAAACCAGATAACTTTTTGTTAATGAAaat acCAACACAGGAATGGCGAACACCATCTTTACAATTGATAGATCTAGGATGTGCAATAGATATGTCTTTATTCCCAGAAGGTACTACATTTAGAGAA ttaatttctACGGAAGGGTTTACTTGTACTGAAATGAGAGAAGGAAAACCTTGGACATACCAAACAGACTTGTACTGCCTTGCCGGTACAATACATGTTATTCTAATGGGTAGCTACATGAAAGTAGCAAACCGATTGGGGCAGTGgaatattgacaaaaaattaccccg GTATATGAAAAATAGCTTATGGGACAAAATTTTTACCACCCTCTTAAATGTGCCCGACTGCAATAATTTACCTGACCTAATGGATCTCAAAAATGAAGTGGACAGTGTTTTGAATGAAATTGACAGTCTTGGTTCTCAGCTCCGTAATTTTGCTAATGTGCTTAAATCTAGGTAA
- the LOC125065203 gene encoding mitotic checkpoint serine/threonine-protein kinase BUB1 beta-like isoform X1 → MDIDVSKENIQPLRGGRNLVQLGTALQAQSDVDAQRQLQLQKEEHEAAIRQYQGSDPLDPWFNYIQWVEQSYPKHGHEGNIDKLIKDCLQLFEKDEKYFQDRRLVKLWIKYVDCLSNPLEIYQRLYNTGIGIECSEFYRAWACYCEESGDYKKANQVYMLGLQAKAQPLDELEQAHMNFQLYFAQRMLHDDSPTKRKAASALAETRMALTSLKSFKRRNIANVPVQRVGDSIKSTMPGVIRQQGIDNRLPNSNIMVNVYEDAPSTSRGVVPTSEDPGPTSLVQAYSNVENEKEVGIWTNPKTKMVHSNVVPHQPLPFTPYEDVDDDLKLSSNHMPYCLDDLTFNVPLCVPDPADPTKIPCYNKTQVYVNDKEYSLEEIRARKYSLKKEVKTENVDMVQKTYKNINETLAQCSALETLANCALDTEQDHMAQLMPLSVPTLQNVTKITSMHSPGEPKVLVNLDSNEVSEMAVKKNDESDRPHNSETDKENQIATQGTPNNNFRTENTNYARNNLMEEFNRSLMSNLLGDSVTVNTKEARWELRNIFNDNAEPSIMQPVVQQFEVPKFDIHEDRSMTMAINTKKNYEMTGIRSFPEDKENANKFNAPPPVATQQVNKTAYYEEPSCTQIFNFNIKDASTPNMSQFKKPSSSIDQSSKFTSVPKFAIDESVIEQPDQGNSKRDECSRQTTDQHATVDNQGGGLSVIMEATREYNSKSGSSSSGQSRTNFTGYTTNFDSIYNNHDPNQPNTASKRNSITAQARLPNGQFARSYQQKRDQTDSKVANTPSTSVPYHSHDHQYQKPLPTNYSGYSPQRSLHSHYQQNYNYQQGYSNNHLMAHQPPQGYGSPNPNAYHSPQHPSVQSSHDMNPSVPAGFQSPTYSNQMVYHQSPVTSPGHALMSPQQGYANRQEYHYQSQAERHVYANQQQQQQHQHQPNPTIFQSPPHQTQYQNSIYYQRTNQVSAPNQVYNQQNYHNVQNQYNNPNMYANTNQNTSNSNYSNATHSPYRQASKQTVENNQLPYGNTISNNQPFQIYQSPQPSQSNYRNNAVQDSMVQNPYAEQIRQESADISMKCQDQGESDKSSMNGSSNQSQKTSQHKSPNSSVLRNVRHDQPNVKVEQKSPDIGFSNQFLNFISNRNEPKDNANTPKFTNSPSISQKMHKNLYVSSPEQAQVPPSSGLSDTDSKDGLTAQTATPIQSAKISHSIEKQKDISKRQLDFEHRVEIQSEDSRDSVGKESRISSIYSRQSDFQSDGYGMDVDSENSMECSAFKSSHSISLVETSDIPRPADIEFPKVIDPFNKKMLASLLEYVKFPNKTHADGYVEVRSIPKVQQATVMRVGSSKFSVEKQLGKGNYGAVFLCLDIHNNKSVAVKFQKPSRPWEFYICQEIKARIKDPFMLPGYMDITTAFLGENASLFVSEYSRYGSLLDVANKVRIATSKCINEFIVILLTSEMLSIVHYLHKAQIIHADIKPDNFLLMKIPTQEWRTPSLQLIDLGCAIDMSLFPEGTTFRELISTEGFTCTEMREGKPWTYQTDLYCLAGTIHVILMGSYMKVANRLGQWNIDKKLPRYMKNSLWDKIFTTLLNVPDCNNLPDLMDLKNEVDSVLNEIDSLGSQLRNFANVLKSR, encoded by the exons ATGGATATTGATGTTAGTAAGGAAAATATACAGCCGCTAAGAGGTGGAAGAAACCTTGTGCAATTAGGAACTGCATTGCAAGCTCAGTCAGATGTTGATGCCCAAAGGCAACTGCAGTTGCAAAAAGA AGAACATGAAGCAGCTATCAGACAATATCAAGGTTCAGATCCCTTGGATCCATGGTTTAACTATATCCAATGGGTTGAACAGTCATATCCAAAACATGGCCATGAAGgcaatatagataaattaataaaggactgtttacaattatttgaaaaagatGAGAAATATTTTCAAGATAGGAGACTTGTCAAGTTGTggataaaatat gtgGACTGTCTCTCAAATCCACTTGAAATATATCAAAGATTATACAATACGGGTATTGGTATAGAATGCTCAGAGTTTTACCGAGCCTGGGCTTGTTACTGTGAGGAGTCTGGAGACTATAAAAAAGCAAATCAAGTATACATGCTTGGCCTTCAGGCTAAGGCCCAACCATTAGATGAACTAGAACAAGCACATAT gaattttCAACTGTATTTTGCACAGAGGATGCTACATGATGATTCACCAACTAAAAGAAAGGCGGCTTCAGCATTAGCTGAAACAAGAATGGCTCTAACATCACTAAAATCCTTTAAAAGACGTAACATTGCTAATGTACCTGTTCAAAGAGTTGGTGACAGCATCAAAAGCACTATGCCTGGTGTAATACGACAGCAAGGAATAGACAATAGGTTGCCAAATTCGAACATCATGGTCAATGTTTATGag gaTGCCCCATCAACTTCAAGAGGTGTTGTGCCCACTTCAGAAGACCCTGGACCTACCTCATTAGTGCAAGCCTATAGCAATGTAGAGAATGAAAAGGAAGTTGGTATATGGACAAATCCAAAAACAAAAATGGTTCATTCTAATGTTGTTCCACATCAACCTTTACCTTTTACTC CCTATGAAGATGTGGATGATGATTTAAAGCTTTCGTCAAACCATATGCCTTATTGTTTGGATGATTTGACATTTAATGTGCCTCTATGTGTACCTGATCCTGCAGACCCAACAAAAATAccttgttataataaaacacag GTCTATGTTAATGATAAAGAATACAGTTTAGAAGAAATTAGAGCaagaaaatatagtttaaaaaaagaagttaaaACAGAAAATGTTGATATGGTACAAAAAACctataagaatattaatgaaACACTTGCACAGTGTAGTGCCTTAGAGACATTAGCAAACTGTGCATTAGATACTGAACAAGATCATATGGCACAACTGATGCCATTATCTGTGCCTACATTACAAAATGTAACTAAAATTACAAGTATGCATTCACCCGGTGAACCAAAAGTATTAGTTAATTTAGATTCAAATGAAGTCAGTGAAATGGCTGTTAAGAAAAATGATGAAAGTGACAGACCTCATAATTCCGAAACTGATAAGGAAAATCAAATAGCTACACAAGGCACtcccaataataattttagaactGAAAATACAAACTACGccagaaataatttaatggagGAGTTTAATCGAAGTCTTATGAGTAATCTTCTAGGAGACTCAGTTACAGTAAACACTAAAGAAGCACGTTGGGAGTTgaggaatatttttaatgataatg CAGAACCATCAATAATGCAGCCAGTTGTTCAACAATTTGAAGTACCTAAATTTGACATCCACGAAGATAGATCTATGACAATGGccattaatacaaaaaaaaattatgagatgACTGGTATCAGAAGTTTTCCTGAAGACAAAGAGAATGCAAATAAGTTTAATGCTCCACCACCAGTAGCAACTCAACAA GTTAATAAAACAGCATATTATGAAGAGCCTTCTTGCActcaaatattcaattttaacataaaagacGCAAGTACACCAAATAtgtcacaatttaaaaaaccttCCAGTTCCATTGACCAGTCAAGTAAATTTACTTCAGTGCCTAAATTTGCAATTGATGAAAGTGTTATAGAACAACCTGATCAAGGGAATAGCAAAAGAGATGAATGCTCCAGACAAACAACAGACCAACATGCTACTGTAGACAATCAAGGAGGTGGACTTTCGGTTATCATGGAAGCAACAAGGGAATACAATAG TAAATCAGGCTCAAGTTCATCTGGTCAGTCGAGAACAAATTTTACTGGTTATACAACAAATTTTGATTCTATTTACAATAATCATGATCCAAATCAACCAAATACTGCATCAAAAAGAAATTCAATAACAGCTCAAGCAAGATTACCGAATGGACAATTTGCTAGATCATATCAGCAAAAGAGAGATCAAACCGATAGTAAAGTGGCTAATACGCCGTCCACTTCAGTGCCTTATCATTCTCATGATCATCAATATCAAAAACCTTTACCGACAAACTACAGTGGATATTCTCCACAGAGATCTCTACATAGTCATTATCAACAAAACTATAACTATCAACAAGGATATTCCAATAATCATTTAATGGCTCATCAGCCACCTCAAGGCTATGGGAGCCCAAATCCTAATGCTTATCATAGTCCTCAACATCCTAGTGTACAAAGTTCCCATGATATGAATCCATCTGTCCCTGCAGGCTTTCAAAGCCCCACATATTCCAACCAAATGGTGTATCACCAATCTCCAGTTACTAGTCCTGGTCATGCTCTAATGAGCCCTCAACAAGGGTATGCAAACCGTCAGGAATATCACTATCAAAGTCAAGCTGAACGGCATGTTTATGCTAaccaacaacaacaacaacaacaccaGCATCAGCCTAATCCGACGATATTTCAAAGTCCTCCACATCAGACCCAGTACCAAAATTCAATATACTACCAGAGAACTAATCAAGTATCAGCTCCAAATCAAGTATACAATCAACAAAACTATCATAATGTTCAAAACCAGTATAATAATCCCAATATGTATGCAAACACTAATCAAAACACGAGTAATTCAAACTACAGTAATGCTACTCATAGCCCATATAGACAAGCTTCTAAACAAACCGTAGAAAATAATCAATTGCCATATGGAAATACGATTTCAAATAATCAGCCATTTCAAATTTATCAGAGCCCACAGCCTTCTCAAAGTAATTACCGAAATAACGCAGTGCAAGATAGTATGGTTCAAAATCCTTATGCTGAACAAATTAGACAAGAATCCGCCGACATATCTATGAAATGTCAAGATCAAGGGGAAAGTGATAAAAGTTCAATGAATGGATCCAGTAACCAATCTCAGAAAACATCACAGCATAAGAGTCCAAACAGTTCAGTATTAAGAAATGTTAGGCATGATCAGCCTAATGTTAAAGTAGAGCAGAAATCTCCTGATATAGGATTCTCTAATCAGTTCCtcaattttatatctaacaGAAATGAACCCAAAGACAATGCTAATACACCAAAATTTACTAACAGTCCCAGTATATCTCAGAAAATGCATAAAAATTTGTATGTGTCAAGTCCTGAACAAGCTCAAGTTCCGCCATCTTCAGGCCTCTCTGATACTGATAGCAAAGATGGGTTGACAGCACAAACTGCTACACCTATTCAATCTGCAAAAATATCGCATTCTATTGAAAAACAGAAAGATATCTCCAAAAGACAGTTGGATTTCGAGCATAGGGTTGAAATTCAGTCTGAGGATAGCAGAGATTCTGTAGGAAAAGAAAGTAGAATTTCCTCTATATATTCACGACAATCTGATTTTCAATCAGATGGATATGGGATGGATGTTGATAGCGAAAATTCTATGGAGTGTAGTGCTTTTAAATCTTCTCATTCAATATCTTTAGTGGAAACCAGTGATATACCTAGACCAGCTGATATCGAATTCCCAAAAGTTATTGatccatttaataaaaaaatgttagctTCATTGTTAGAGTATGTGAAATTTCCAAATAAAACACACGCCGATGGCTATGTAGAAGTAAGATCTATACCGAAAGTACAACAAGCGACTGTTATGCGGGTTGGAAGTTCAAAATTTTCAGTTGAAAAACAATTAGGTAAAGGAAATTATGGAGCAGTATTTTTATGCTTAGatattcataacaataaatCAGTTGCTGTTAAATTTCAAAAACCAAGTCGACCATGGGAATTCTATATTTGTCAAGAGATAAAAGCTAGGATAAAGGATCCTTTCATG cttCCAGGTTATATGGACATAACAACAGCTTTCTTAGGAGAAAATGCCAGTTTATTTGTATCAGAGTATTCACGATATGGCTCTCTGTTGGATGTTGCAAACAAAGTCAGGATTGCTACTTCTAAATGTATAAATgagtttattgttatattattaacatcagAAATGCTCTCAATAGTACACTACTTACACAAAGCGCAAATTATACATGCTGATATCAAACCAGATAACTTTTTGTTAATGAAaat acCAACACAGGAATGGCGAACACCATCTTTACAATTGATAGATCTAGGATGTGCAATAGATATGTCTTTATTCCCAGAAGGTACTACATTTAGAGAA ttaatttctACGGAAGGGTTTACTTGTACTGAAATGAGAGAAGGAAAACCTTGGACATACCAAACAGACTTGTACTGCCTTGCCGGTACAATACATGTTATTCTAATGGGTAGCTACATGAAAGTAGCAAACCGATTGGGGCAGTGgaatattgacaaaaaattaccccg GTATATGAAAAATAGCTTATGGGACAAAATTTTTACCACCCTCTTAAATGTGCCCGACTGCAATAATTTACCTGACCTAATGGATCTCAAAAATGAAGTGGACAGTGTTTTGAATGAAATTGACAGTCTTGGTTCTCAGCTCCGTAATTTTGCTAATGTGCTTAAATCTAGGTAA
- the LOC125065204 gene encoding tRNA (guanine-N(7)-)-methyltransferase non-catalytic subunit wuho → MSLMAVSDGIIAVSKGQYIELYNDSKHAFLEFKSDSKPHEEDFVVDINISPDKKLLGVLLSKKIIIYDLPNLKQVETFILPRSTSKIRFDISSKKILVADKTGDVLLFEIHKEDKGTKILGHLSLLLNILQTNDGKYIITSDRDEKIRVSCFPNAYNIQTFCLGHKEFVMHIELLPHATEYLTSASGDGNIKIWDYTNGKLHHTIDTYIDIKNNNDLKHKFSQSMDEEGIVINSLPIVDYTITQLNKFSSLIALTVHSYMKILVYNLKSVNKEFTHNLVLELPFKYFPVSIKFHNLSLFVYDGINSKIFEYKVTTESENIFINLIRELEVFENQKMESDIIYEHNPIKLLFKRKFDNVQEYKERKKMRLEKPVS, encoded by the coding sequence ATGTCTTTAATGGCAGTAAGTGATGGAATCATAGCAGTTTCAAAGGGGCAGTATATCGAATTATACAATGATTCAAAACATGCGTTTCTTGAGTTTAAATCAGATTCAAAACCACATGAAGAAGATTTTGTAGTGGACATTAATATCTCGCcggataaaaaattattaggcGTGTTATTGtctaaaaagataataatatacgatTTGCCTAACCTAAAACAAGTTGAAACCTTTATATTACCACGAAGTACAAGTAAAATTAGATTCGACATTTccagcaaaaaaatattagtagcaGACAAAACAGgcgatgttttattatttgaaatacataaaGAAGACAAAGGAACTAAAATTCTTGGACATTTgagtcttttattaaatattttgcaaactAATGATGGCAAATATATCATAACATCTGACAGAGATGAAAAGATAAGAGTATCTTGCTTTCCTAATGcatataatattcaaacattCTGTTTGGGACATAAGGAATTCGTCATGCACATAGAACTCTTGCCTCATGCCACTGAATATTTAACAAGTGCCTCAGGTGATGGAAACATCAAAATTTGGGATTATACCAATGGAAAACTTCATCATACTATAGATACTTACATTGACATTAAAAACAACAATGACCTAAAACACAAGTTTAGTCAATCAATGGATGAAGAAGGCattgtaattaatagtttaccTATTGTGGATTACACAATTAcacagttaaataaattttccagCCTCATTGCTCTTACAGTTCATTCTTACATGAAGATACTGGTTTACAATTTAAAGTCCGTCAATAAGGAATTCACACATAACCTTGTCTTGGAGcttccatttaaatatttcccTGTTTCTATCAAATTCCACAATTTATCCTTATTTGTTTATGATGGTATTAATTCTAAAATCTTTGAATATAAGGTCACAACTGAAAGTGAAAACATCTTTATCAACTTAATTAGAGAGCTTGAAGTATTTGAAAATCAAAAAATGGAATCTGATATAATTTATGAGCATAATCCTATTAAACTGTTATTTAAGAGAAAATTTGACAATGTACAAGAAtacaaagaaagaaaaaagatGAGATTAGAAAAACCAGTAAGTtaa